A genomic window from Streptomyces sp. NBC_01429 includes:
- a CDS encoding ABC transporter ATP-binding protein: MSRPADPVLTVDGLDVTVSGGAHAVRGVSFTLGRGESVGLVGESGSGKSLTCRSALGVLPAGCEVSGGRITLAAGDTDRAAELTSYTRKQWDAVRGRRIGAVFQDPASYLNPSLTVGRQLVEQLRVGRGLGRAEAHARSVELFTAVGLRRPEEVFHQYPHELSGGMLQRVLIAIAVSCAPELLIADEATTALDVVIQAEILELLQRLRAEQGLALLLVTHDLAVVAESCDRVLVMYAGEIVEDGPTADVLAAPAHPYTEALLRVASIGEWGRRTLDIIPGRPPETGAELPGCRFADRCAHAAARCLEAPVALHPLDDGHRARCLRPAGLLDASPKPVTVPAAPVSQGATA; the protein is encoded by the coding sequence GTGTCACGACCGGCTGATCCCGTACTGACCGTCGACGGACTCGATGTCACCGTCTCCGGCGGCGCGCACGCCGTCCGGGGGGTGTCCTTCACCCTCGGCCGCGGCGAGTCCGTCGGCCTGGTGGGGGAGTCGGGCAGCGGCAAGAGCCTGACCTGCCGGTCCGCGCTCGGCGTACTGCCCGCCGGGTGCGAGGTGTCGGGCGGGCGGATCACCCTCGCCGCCGGTGACACGGACAGGGCCGCCGAACTCACCTCGTACACCCGCAAACAGTGGGACGCGGTACGCGGACGCCGGATCGGCGCCGTGTTCCAGGACCCCGCCTCGTATCTCAACCCGTCGCTCACCGTGGGCCGTCAGCTCGTCGAGCAACTGCGGGTGGGGCGCGGGCTGGGCCGGGCCGAGGCACACGCCCGGAGCGTCGAGTTGTTCACCGCCGTCGGACTGCGCCGTCCCGAGGAGGTCTTCCACCAGTACCCCCACGAGCTGTCCGGCGGGATGCTGCAGCGGGTGCTCATCGCCATCGCGGTGTCCTGCGCGCCCGAACTGCTCATCGCCGACGAGGCCACCACCGCCCTCGACGTCGTCATCCAGGCCGAGATCCTGGAACTGCTCCAGCGGTTGCGGGCCGAACAGGGGCTCGCCCTGCTCCTCGTCACCCACGATCTCGCCGTGGTCGCCGAGAGCTGCGACCGCGTCCTCGTGATGTACGCGGGGGAGATCGTCGAGGACGGTCCCACCGCCGATGTGCTCGCGGCTCCCGCGCACCCGTACACCGAGGCGCTGCTGCGGGTGGCGTCGATCGGGGAGTGGGGGCGCCGCACCCTCGACATCATCCCGGGCCGGCCTCCGGAGACCGGCGCCGAACTGCCCGGCTGCCGGTTCGCCGACCGCTGCGCCCACGCCGCCGCCCGGTGCCTGGAGGCGCCCGTCGCCCTGCACCCCCTGGACGACGGACACCGGGCACGCTGCCTGCGCCCGGCGGGGCTGCTCGACGCCTCGCCGAAGCCCGTGACCGTACCCGCCGCGCCCGTGTCCCAAGGAGCCACCGCATGA
- a CDS encoding ABC transporter ATP-binding protein — protein sequence MTTAPGQDLARPREARTALLEISGLSVSYGRRATALRRAGRTRVLSGIDLTVRPGEILGIIGETGSGKTTLARAAVGLVQPDAGGIGFEGRDLTGLRRRELREFRRSGRVQFMFQDPLRSQDPELTVRQMVAEPLAAVGASTRRERAARADEALALVGLDAGALGPRTPGQLSGGQRQRVSLARAIVTRPRLLLSDEPVSALDASNRNLVLGLLDRLRRELDLAVVVISHDLSSLAGIADRVAVLYRGRLVEHGPIGEVLERPRHPYTALLTASAPSVRREHRLLPAQLRAEPGREPWPDSQGCVFAPRCRFAEAPCREEPRPAPVSNAPSGPDSHSVACHSVATWRERLS from the coding sequence ATGACCACCGCCCCCGGCCAGGACCTCGCGCGGCCGCGGGAGGCGCGGACCGCGCTGCTGGAGATCAGCGGACTGTCCGTGTCGTACGGCCGCCGCGCCACCGCGCTGCGCCGGGCGGGGCGTACCCGGGTGCTCTCCGGGATCGATCTGACCGTGCGGCCGGGGGAGATCCTCGGGATCATCGGTGAGACGGGCTCCGGCAAGACCACACTGGCGCGCGCGGCGGTCGGGCTGGTACAGCCCGACGCGGGCGGTATCGGCTTCGAGGGCCGGGACCTCACCGGGCTGCGCCGCCGTGAGCTGAGGGAGTTCCGGCGCTCGGGCCGGGTGCAGTTCATGTTCCAGGACCCGCTGCGCTCGCAGGACCCGGAATTGACGGTACGTCAGATGGTGGCGGAACCGCTCGCCGCCGTGGGCGCGTCGACCCGGCGGGAGCGCGCCGCGCGGGCGGACGAGGCGCTCGCGCTGGTGGGGCTGGACGCGGGGGCGCTCGGACCGCGCACGCCCGGGCAGCTCTCCGGCGGCCAGCGACAGCGCGTCTCACTGGCCCGCGCCATCGTCACCCGGCCCCGGCTGCTGCTCAGCGACGAGCCCGTCAGCGCGCTGGACGCGTCCAACCGCAATCTCGTCCTGGGCCTGCTCGACCGGCTCCGCAGGGAACTGGACCTCGCCGTCGTCGTCATCTCCCACGACCTCAGCTCGCTGGCCGGCATCGCCGACCGGGTCGCCGTCCTCTACCGGGGGAGACTCGTCGAACACGGCCCCATCGGTGAGGTGCTGGAGCGGCCCCGGCACCCGTACACCGCGCTGCTCACCGCCTCGGCACCGAGCGTCCGCCGGGAACACCGCCTGCTGCCCGCCCAGTTGCGGGCCGAGCCGGGCAGGGAGCCCTGGCCGGACTCGCAGGGCTGTGTCTTCGCGCCACGCTGCCGCTTCGCGGAGGCGCCCTGCCGCGAGGAGCCGCGCCCCGCCCCCGTCTCCAATGCCCCTTCCGGCCCCGACTCCCATTCCGTCGCCTGCCACTCCGTCGCCACCTGGCGCGAGCGCCTCAGCTGA